The following proteins come from a genomic window of Edaphobacter sp. 4G125:
- a CDS encoding gamma-butyrobetaine hydroxylase-like domain-containing protein: MSHEGIRIVSADEASGATVEEKLPIEAVTPVKVRVHKTEGTGVEIDWKDGHRSAWSFAWLRNACPCATCHEERGHSGRKPGEPKPKPQTLLPMYEAPIRPLEVIPAGKYAVKFKWSDGHESGIYSWEYLRRVCQCENCNQ, from the coding sequence ATGAGTCACGAAGGAATCAGGATCGTCAGCGCCGATGAGGCAAGCGGAGCTACAGTGGAGGAAAAGCTTCCCATAGAAGCGGTTACTCCAGTTAAGGTCAGGGTCCATAAGACCGAGGGTACCGGAGTCGAGATCGACTGGAAGGACGGCCATCGCAGCGCATGGAGCTTTGCGTGGCTAAGAAATGCCTGCCCTTGCGCAACCTGCCATGAAGAACGCGGACACAGCGGACGCAAGCCTGGAGAACCAAAACCTAAGCCACAGACGCTACTTCCGATGTATGAGGCTCCAATACGGCCGCTGGAGGTGATTCCAGCAGGAAAATACGCGGTCAAATTCAAGTGGAGCGATGGGCACGAGAGCGGCATCTACTCATGGGAGTATTTGCGGCGCGTATGCCAATGCGAGAACTGCAACCAGTAA
- a CDS encoding sulfite exporter TauE/SafE family protein, which produces MLFHSIPHWRYAWLVTASLIAGVMNAMAGGGSFLSFPAMLGVGVLPVQANATNTVALWPGQLTSVAALRSDLRRDLLPVVVVASITGGITGAVVLLHTRQITFLHMVPWLLLIASLLFGLSGPVSRWLKNRSATPHVERKIAIVPVFLALLPICFYIGYFGAGAGFLVMTVLALFGVEEMHALNSMKVLAACLSNLCAVLTFILSGAVVWRYCLVSMVFAGAGGYVGAQYARRMNANVLRAIVVVTGCIIAAYFFWKNGSLG; this is translated from the coding sequence ATGCTCTTCCATTCAATTCCGCACTGGCGCTATGCCTGGCTGGTTACTGCATCGCTGATTGCCGGGGTGATGAATGCGATGGCCGGTGGGGGATCGTTCCTTTCTTTTCCCGCCATGCTCGGCGTGGGTGTTCTTCCAGTTCAGGCAAATGCAACCAACACAGTTGCGCTGTGGCCAGGGCAGTTGACCTCCGTTGCAGCGCTACGAAGCGATCTGAGACGAGATCTACTGCCGGTGGTAGTCGTCGCCTCCATTACTGGAGGCATCACCGGAGCCGTGGTCCTGCTGCATACAAGACAGATCACCTTTTTGCACATGGTGCCTTGGTTGCTGTTGATCGCTTCCTTGCTCTTCGGGTTGAGTGGACCGGTTTCGCGCTGGCTGAAGAACCGCTCTGCGACACCGCATGTGGAGAGGAAGATTGCCATCGTTCCGGTATTTCTTGCGTTGTTGCCGATCTGTTTTTACATCGGATACTTCGGTGCAGGTGCAGGATTTCTGGTGATGACGGTGCTGGCACTATTTGGTGTTGAGGAAATGCACGCCCTGAACTCCATGAAGGTGCTGGCAGCATGCCTTTCAAATCTGTGCGCGGTGTTGACCTTCATCCTAAGTGGAGCAGTGGTATGGAGATACTGTTTGGTCTCGATGGTTTTTGCCGGTGCAGGGGGCTATGTAGGAGCTCAATATGCGCGAAGGATGAATGCAAATGTATTGCGCGCGATCGTCGTCGTAACAGGATGTATCATCGCCGCCTACTTCTTCTGGAAGAATGGAAGTTTGGGATAA